AAACAGCCCCGGTTGTTGTTCCCGTCGGGGCTGGCGGTGCTACAGTTACAGTAGATAATACAGTTGGCAACGTCGGAGAAAATACAACGTTTGGAGCCTACGTGACTGCCTATGGCGGCGGTGGTGGCTCTCCCGCCACTACTTTATTTGGGGGAGGCGGAGGAGGTGGAGCTACTTCCGTTGGCCTCGTTGGTAGCGGGACGGCTGGCGGGGCAGGCGGTGGCCCGGCAGGTGGATTTTATACTGCAACTTCATTCGCGTCAAAGAACTCTGCTTTTGGAGGAGGATGTGGTGGCATAGCTGG
This portion of the Dehalococcoidia bacterium genome encodes:
- a CDS encoding glycine-rich domain-containing protein yields the protein TAPVVVPVGAGGATVTVDNTVGNVGENTTFGAYVTAYGGGGGSPATTLFGGGGGGGATSVGLVGSGTAGGAGGGPAGGFYTATSFASKNSAFGGGCGGIAGSLVAAGDSAFGGGGGGGGTATSGNGPGGNSLWAGGGGGGGSDTGTPSAGGTSLNGGAGGAGATEPNAATAGTQPGGGGGGSEAANSGAGGNGKAIIISF